In Aegilops tauschii subsp. strangulata cultivar AL8/78 chromosome 3, Aet v6.0, whole genome shotgun sequence, one genomic interval encodes:
- the LOC109758669 gene encoding uncharacterized protein, whose product MDKTSHGLGFGDSINSLNTSQYQSSVQHTAQHRDTTLDSTSYSSFSFTNTKALKRKWGTMAGAEGTGDALLTLGLGRSPSSSDDSKVSSATACAMSPCSLKEADEESSVDLSLNFELSLGNDVAHFQRKSSAGLVAKSPKLDLQLSLSTGSPESAVTCTNMVSPNIHDGLDIPVTYSLPAIIGNGSAPSSWGFEHSVVSSSYASEATYAFPFSKIPRQENGTLSSPVISSTMPASVKSSVACTSVVTNPQQRNLNTKTCQFPGCGKGARGASGHCIAHGGGRRCQKPGCQKGAEGRTIYCKAHGGGRRCEFLGCTKSAEGRTDHCIAHGGGRRCSNDGCSRAARGRSGLCIRHGGGKRCQQEKCTKSAEGHSGLCISHGGGRRCQFPECAKGAQGSTKFCKAHGGGKRCTFLGCTKGAEGSTPYCKGHGGGKRCLFEGGGVCPKSVHGGTQYCVAHGGGKRCAISDCTKSARGRTEYCVRHGGGKRCRFDGCVKSAQGSTDFCKAHGGGKRCSWGLPDSSFGIGTEQCDKFARSKTGLCSAHTALVQDHCVHGGGTLGPVIHHFATDVKPDEMEVAAAVKVDPVSMQSEPPLPEGRVHGGGLLALLSRGGNHTGPVGNLENGASVMMAWM is encoded by the coding sequence ATGGACAAAACTTCTCATGGCCTTGGATTTGGTGATAGCATCAACTCGTTAAACACTTCTCAGTACCAGAGTTCAGTCCAACATACTGCTCAGCATAGAGACACTACACTTGATTCCACATCATACTCCAGCTTTTCATTCACTAACACAAAAGCCCTGAAAAGGAAGTGGGGTACTATGGCGGGAGCAGAAGGTACTGGGGATGCATTACTCACTCTGGGTTTAGGCCGTTCACCAAGTTCATCTGACGATAGCAAAGTAAGCTCTGCCACAGCTTGTGCAATGTCTCCATGCTCGCTAAAGGAGGCTGATGAGGAGTCATCTGTTGATCTTAGCTTGAATTTTGAGCTTTCCCTTGGCAATGATGTTGCACACTTCCAACGGAAATCCTCTGCTGGTTTGGTGGCCAAATCTCCTAAACTGGATCTTCAGTTGAGTTTATCCACTGGCTCACCTGAATCTGCTGTCACTTGTACAAATATGGTGTCACCAAATATTCATGATGGCTTGGACATACCAGTGACCTATTCATTACCAGCCATTATAGGGAATGGGTCAGCACCGTCTAGTTGGGGTTTTGAGCACTCTGTGGTTTCATCATCATATGCGTCTGAAGCAACATATGCCTTTCCATTTTCGAAGATACCCAGACAAGAGAATGGTACTTTGTCTTCGCCAGTCATATCGTCAACTATGCCAGCAAGTGTGAAGAGCTCGGTTGCCTGTACTTCGGTGGTAACTAACCCTCAGCAGCGCAATCTTAACACTAAAACCTGCCAATTCCCTGGATGTGGGAAAGGGGCAAGAGGTGCATCAGGGCATTGCATAGCCCATGGTGGTGGCAGGCGATGCCAGAAACCTGGTTGCCAGAAGGGTGCTGAAGGAAGGACCATATATTGCAAGGCCCATGGTGGAGGGAGGAGATGTGAGTTTCTTGGATGTACAAAGAGCGCTGAAGGGCGCACCGACCACTGCATTGCCCATGGCGGTGGCCGCCGGTGCAGTAATGATGGCTGCTCCCGTGCTGCCCGAGGAAGATCTGGCTTATGCATCAGGCATGGAGGTGGAAAAAGGTGTCAGCAGGAGAAGTGCACCAAGAGCGCAGAAGGTCATTCTGGCCTCTGCATCTCTCATGGGGGTGGGAGGCGTTGCCAGTTTCCAGAATGTGCAAAGGGTGCACAGGGAAGCACAAAGTTCTGCAAGGCGCATGGTGGAGGCAAGCGCTGCACTTTCTTGGGCTGTACCAAAGGAGCTGAAGGCAGCACCCCTTACTGCAAGGGCCACGGAGGAGGCAAGCGCTGCTTATTTGAGGGTGGTGGAGTGTGCCCGAAGAGTGTGCATGGCGGGACGCAGTACTGTGTTGCGCACGGTGGTGGGAAGAGGTGCGCTATTTCTGATTGCACTAAGAGTGCTAGAGGGCGGACGGAGTACTGTGTGCGCCATGGTGGTGGCAAGAGATGCAGGTTCGACGGCTGTGTGAAGAGTGCACAGGGGAGCACTGATTTCTGCAAGGCGCACGGGGGAGGCAAGCGCTGCTCATGGGGCCTGCCGGACTCGAGCTTCGGTATTGGCACAGAGCAGTGTGATAAATTTGCTCGCAGCAAGACTGGCCTCTGTTCAGCTCACACCGCTCTAGTCCAGGACCACTGTGTTCATGGTGGTGGTACATTAGGCCCTGTGATCCACCACTTCGCCACAGATGTTAAACCCGACGAGATGGAAGTTGCTGCAGCAGTGAAGGTTGATCCTGTTTCGATGCAGTCGGAGCCTCCATTGCCGGAGGGCAGGGTGCATGGCGGCGGGCTGCTGGCGCTGCTTTCTCGCGGCGGAAACCACACAGGCCCTGTTGGTAACTTGGAGAACGGCGCCTCTGTCATGATGGCGTGGATGTGA